The Metarhizium brunneum chromosome 3, complete sequence DNA window cgccgccgtcgctgtCGCTGGTCGTTGCGACGAGGCTTGACCTGGCTAGTGCATGAGACACTAGGCACGAGGCACGAGGCACGAGGCACAAGACATATTTACTAGAGACTGTCGCGAACCGCCACAACCAGAGAGACTGTCTGACCCCTCCGATCTGCCTCGAAGTCACCTCCCGCCTACTCCCGCTATCGACTTCTGACTTTGGCTTGTTTAAGCCACCTTCCTCTCTGTCGCCATGcctctcctcggcggcaagggcaacaagTTCAAGGTTGACCCGCCCAAGATCCGGATCGAAAAGGTTATTGTCGAACGTGCCCCGACCCCGAGCAAACCAAAGCCGAAATCTCGCCCCGGCCCGGCCTCCGCGGGAGCCTCGTCATCGCGCTCGTCTCCCGTTTACCGTCCGTCGCCTAAGCCTTCGGCTGTCCGCTACGCCAGTCATTCGCCTAATCCTTCATCATCTGACGAAAAGCGACTTGATCGGAAGCGCAAGACGGGCACTGTCTCCTCCACGACACGGTCCCCCGCGAGCGAGCGTATAACGTTTGACAAGGATAGCGACGCCGAGGATGATGGCTGGATGAATTTGGATACCCGCAAGAGGCAGCGAAGAGGCAATTCCGAGGATAAGCACCTGGATTCCAACCGCAAGCTTAGACACTTCCGGGCTTTTGAGGGACGCAACGACAATCTGAAATTTGTCCACGCCGTTGAGGTCGCTTCGCTGGAAGAGAAATGCGTGCCTGTCATGGGTGCGCAAAAGGAGGATGTTGCCATAGAGTTGCAGTATCCCAGTTTGCAGCCTAGAGAGAAGTGCGTCTCCGATACTCCTCCGTCTTTTCAGCCATGCCCATCGCCCGCCAGAGTTATATGACTGACGAATTTTTCTAGGTTTGAGCTTGTCTGGGGCAAGGATAAAATAGACGCGGTTGAGGCTAGTATAAGAATCGTTCGCCATGTCGCCGAAACATATCTCACCGAAGATGAAGCTGAACCGTTCACTAACCACAATACGGGTCTTATTCGACGTTTGGAAAAGGCGTCAAATCGGAACATTCAAGACCTGGCTGGTTTCAAAGCTGCAATCCACGAATACAATGAGACTTTACTAGGAATGGTCGAGGATGGAATCATTGCAAAAAACCTTGATAAGATGCACGAACTACCACGACAATTTGTGGCTTTTATTCTGGATCAAGTCTATGATCGAACGGTTGCTCCCAAAGTCGAACTGCTGTCAAAGTACGAAAATGGCACCGATTATGTCTATGGAGAACTTCTGCACCCTTTCATATCAAAGCTTCTAGTTGAACAGACCAAGATGACGTCGGATCAAGTCTTTGTGGATTTGGGATCCGGGGTTGGGAATGTCTGCTTACAAGCTGCATTGGAAATCGGATGTGAAAGCTGGGGTTGCGAAATGATGGAAAACGCCTGCAATCTGGCCGATGCCCAGATCAAAGAGTTCGAGGCCAGATGTATGCTGTGGGGAATCAAGCCTGGCAAGTCTCACCTCGAGAGAGGCGACTTTCGCAAGAACACCGCCATACACGAGGCCCTGAAACGAGCCGATGTCGTTCTCGTCAACAACAAAGCCTTTACATCTCAGCTGAACGATGACTTGGTGCGCATGTTCTTGGATTTGAAATTAGGCTGCAAGATCATTTCGCTCAGGTCCTTCGTGGCTGACTTCAAGAGTAGCCACAACATCAATGACGTTGGTAGCACCATTCTTGATGTGGAAGAGTGTTTATACCCAGAGGGCTTTGTCAGTTGGACCAATGCTGGTGGATCATATTTCATCTCCACACGCAAGTAGTAGAACTAGAGAGCATTCATATTGTTAGCGGTGGAAGCCGAGCTTTGGATAAGGAACATTTCTGCATACGCGCGCGCATACATCATAGCTTGTTTTTGCAATATTGTGGGTTCGTTGGAGTGACGAATAGCTAGCATAGAGCACATACCAACAATGCAGCCCTGCATGGGGCTCAACTTCATTGCAAACGGCTCAAAGGCTGGCTCGAATGGTCGTAGGGCAACTGTGACTCGGTCTATTTGTCGAACATCGGTTCGTTGGCAAGATTCATGGCCTCAGCCTCTTGTGCCATACGCTTCATCCATCGGTCAACGAGCTCCTTattctccttcttcaccttgtctctttctttctcggCCACTGACATTTGAAGATTCAAAGTAATCATTTCATCCTGTACTTGCTGTGATGAGAGTTAATACTGTGTAACTTGGGAAGTCAGTTTGATGGGTCGCTGGATCTGCAGCTCCATACCTCGAGCAACTTTCGTTTCTCTCGAATTTCATGCTCCCGATCCTTTAGCCTGGTTGTGAGGGTGGCTCGCTCAGTAGTGAGATCTCTGATGGACCGCGAATCATCCTTCAACTTAGTTCGTAGTTTGGACAGTTCTTCCTCTGCCGTCCGTAGCCGACTTTCCGTCACTCCCTTGGACCGAAGAGACTCGGCAAGGTCAAGACGAAGTTGAGCGACGCCAGGATCGTCTGTGGCTGAAGCATCCCCAACTTTTGATCCTGATGCCAGCTTACCGACATTTACGTTTGAGGCTCGTGATTCCAAGGCTGCCTTTTCCGCCTCCAACGCGGATATTCGATCGGCCATTTGTGAACCTGCCAGGGCAGAGAGTTAGCAGGCAGCACATCACATCACCTGGTGCTCAGTGAGAGTGAGGGGCAGTAGGATGTGAACCGACATGTCTGAACCAACTCCATGTTCACAGGGTTCTGAAGCTCGGCATCCTTGAGGGATGAGAGATACTCGTCTCTCCAGTTCGGCATATCGGATGAAGGGGATCAGCAGCTAGTATGGTCTCAACTGTAAGGAACTCGATGGCTACGTTTTATTAACTGATAACCGATTTGACGGATGAGATACGGGGAATGGATACATTACGCATGGCGGGGCAGTTCCTTTCATTCCTGTAATAAGTGACAAGCAAGAGTCGAAGCTAGCGGCATCCTCATTTAGCCGAGGAATAGCCCCACAAATTGGCAGGAGCACTCGGGCTTGGTGACGCGACCGCCAAATGATAGCTGTCTCTCGCATATGGGGGAAGCTAGCACTCTCTATTGTCGAGATTCACAGCTTTCGGCTTTGATAGCTCAGCTTCGGCAACGCGTCCCTATTCTTCATCCTGCCCGCAAATGTGCATGAAGTGAGGCGACCCAGAATGAACCGCAACTTATGATGGGCACCCTTGACGCAAGAGCAGACTGGGAGAGCGTAGGGGACAAGTGGTTTCGCAAGACCCAGCAGTACACCGAGGTGTTCGATGAGGATTTAGACCTTGACAATTATCTCGTTGCTGGAGCCCCATATGCCGGCGCATTAGGTACGATAACGCTCCCCTGGCCTGGGGAATACTGCAATATTCTCAAAGCTCGGATGAGACTGTGCACTACCTAGCACTGCTGTCCATTCTTGGTCATTTTGCTAACGACGACTCAGCTTTATGGCGTGACGACTCAAAGTTTCACTTATTTCAGCCTGGGAGATCTACGCAGTCTGAAATTGATATTTACAGCTTGGCGGGAAAGAAAATCCGCTCCATTCCTTGGGACAAGAGCCGCATCAAAGGGCTGGGCTGGTCGGAAGACGAGTCTTTATTGGTGGTAACCGCTGACGGCAATGTACGATGCTATGATTTGCAAGGCGACTTCAGTAATTTTTCGCTAGGCCATGGCGCAGACAATTATGGCGTCGAATCATGCCGGTAAGGTCTCCCCTTAATGACCCCTCCCCAAGGAATAAACACTCTGATACAAAGTTTACAGGTTTTACGACAACGGCATGGTAGCCTTGCTGGGCAATAACTCCTTGGTCACGGTGTCTTCATACGCAGAACCACGTCCAAAGCTTTTGGCAACCACACCCGAAGCTGAGATTCACTCCTGGGCAATTATATCACCAGACCATACCTTATCCCGGTCTGTTGAAGTTCTCCTGAGCATCGGCTCTACAGTATACGTGGTAGATGCGGCAGACTGTGAAGATCGCTTTCTTGATAGTGGCCCCTTTAGTCACATCAGCGTCTCTCCAGACGGTCGATACGTCAACTTGTATTCAAAGACGGGAACCGCACATGTCATCACAAGCGACTTCCAAGAACCGCTCTTTGAACATAATTCCGACTCACAAACACCTCCAAAATACGTCGAATGGTGCGGAACAGATGCACTGATTGCATGGGAAGATGAGGTACATGTAATCGGTCCTGGTGACCAGTCATTGTCTTACATCTACGATAGTACCAGAGTACATGTCATTTCTGGTATGCTCCGTATCCAACCGGACATTCTTTATATTGATTAGGATGCACTAACGTCGCGGTAGAGTATGATGGTGCGCGACTTATTACAAACGACTTTTGCGAATTTCTGGAGAGAATACCGTCGGACACACTGGACGTTTTTGGCCATGCATCTGAATCTTCGCCTGCCTCCATTCTTTTGGACGCTGTTGGCCAACTGGAACTTGAATCACCCAAAGCAGACGACTATATTCAACTCATCCGTGCGAATCTTACTGAAGCAGTTGACACATGCGTTAATGCGGCGGGCCGGGAATTTAACGTCAAATGGCAAAAACGGCTTTTGAAGGCAGCTTCATTTGGCAAGTCAGTCCTGGATATCTACAACAGCGATGACTTTGTGGACATGTGCGAGACGTTGCGAGTCTTGAACGCAATACGTGATTTTAATGTTGGGATGCCTCTGTCTTTTGAACAATATCACCGTCTTACGCCGGAGAAAATAATTCGACGCCTTCTCCAAAGGCATGACTATCTTCTTGCGTTGAAGATTGCTGGCTACCTGAAATTACCCACGGACCGTATATACGTACACTGGGCATCTACGAAGGTACGAAATGGAGCTGAAAATGACGACACGATCTGTCGACTGGTAGTTGAAAGACTATCCGGCAAACCAGGCATCTCATTTGAGGAGATTGCAAGGACAGCGTATCACGAAGGTCGTGGCCGCCTAGCAACAGAACTTCTGAATCATGAACCCCGAGGGGGAAGACAAGTACCCCTCTTattggacatggaggaagatgagctTGCACTAGACAAGGCGATTGAAAGCGGGGATAGCGATTTGATTCTGTCTGTGCTGCTGaaattgaagaagaagctacCGCTAGCATCGTTTTTCCGTGTGATTAACTCTCGACCAACGGCATCGGCAATGGTAGAAGCATTAGCGATTACCGAAGGCGACAACGGCGTTCTCAAGGACCTGTATTACCAAGACGACCGCCGAGCGGATGGAGCAAATGTGTTTATCCGCGAATCGTTACAGCAGCCAGATGCCCGTACTGCTTCGGATAAGCTGGCATTGGCGGCCAAACTACTTTCTGATTCCAAAGAGAATCTGCCAGAGCTGTACTCGTTGAAGGAGACGACGACTTTGCTCCGGTTGCAAGAATCCTTAGATCGAGATTTGACTGATTCCTTCTCGGGGCTGAGCGTCAACGAAACCATGTTTAAACTTATTCGACTAGGCTATAATGGCCGCGCGAAGAAGATTCAGAGCGAATTCAAAATTTCAGAAAAGGTTGCATGGTGGATTCGGTACGTTGATCACTCGCGAGAGTTGCCGATCGGCTATTTGTTTTGTCTCTGCTATAATGATGTGACGCTTCACTAatgtcttttgtttttctgttTTGCAGCCTGCGTGCATTGGTCGTGAAACGAGATTGGAGCGAGATTGAAGAGATTTCGAAAACGAAGAAGAGCCCCATTGGCTGGGAGGTGTGTATAAGCTGGTCTCAAATCTGTTCTGTGTCACGGCGGCAAATCACCAGGTAGCTAACGTTTGACTCGTACTGCAGCCGTTTTTCAACCTGACACTTCAGGCGGGGAACCCCCGACTGGCAGCTGTGTTTGTGCCGAAGTGTACGGGCTTGGAACCGGGCCAGTCCATCACCATGTACGAGAAGTGTGGAATGCGGGTGAAGGCGGCCGAGGAAGCGATCCGTCTCAAGAACCTAGAGGCGTGGGAGAGACTGTTGGAGGCGGCAGGGAAAGGCTCGCAAGAAGGCCGAGAGATTGAACGACTGGGAAATGCAGCGCTAAAGAAGTGATGATGGCGGAAGCGAAAGCGTCGCACCGTCAGCAAGCGTTATGTTTGACTAATACATGGAGTTCTGTGAGTGTAAGAAGTAATACATGATTGGAGGAACCCTTACGCAGGACAATATTCTACTTGAGTGCTTGAGATGCAGGGTCATATTAATCGTGCTACGGCGAGTTGATGATCAACCCAATGCTACTTGACGCTACTTGGCCGTATTGCCAAGTGGTTTTGTGGCCCGAGTTCCATTGTCCCCGCGGTTCACAGGGACAATTATTTCCAGCCATATCACTGTATGGAGTGGAGAGTGGGAGAGTCTGGGCAGCATAGACTTGGCGAAACAAGATGGAAGACGCCCGAGATAGGAGGTGTCTCGGTACAAGTCGAAATAGCGTTGCTTGGGATTCACCTCTGGATCTCCACGCCACAGTTGACGGCTTCTTCACGTGGCTGTTTCGGAGACACAGGGCCTCTGGGTAATTACGGTTAAAAGCGCTAGATATCTACTACCTACTgatggtacggagtactcgtcCTGAACTCCGGCCTCTGGGGACCGAGGCGGGAGGAGGCGCACTGGCTCAGATGCTATTAATATACCTGGTGCGCTGACGGGCGGCGCAACGTTGGCTGACCATCGCGGGAAAAAGCTGAGACAGGAGACATTCTGGCCGACGGAGGAGCAGGCTGGACTTGGGAGGATTCGAGGAATGCGCGTAGTGTCATGgtgtagtacggagtacagtatGCCTGGAACAAGGATCAGAGACAAGTCGCGGGCCTTCACGGGGGAAGAGGATAGACATGGGCTGACGAGACGTTTGAATGAGCGAGCATTCTTGATTTTGTACTTTGTCGGGGGGAGGGCTTGCTCCCGCTCACCACGACTCGCGGCAGGGACTGGTGGCTATTGCATGCGACGTGGGAACGACGAGGCCCTGGGATCAAGATACCCTTTGGAACAACAGTTGTTTGACGGTTTGATTTTGGGGGCGATGACGAGAAGGGATCTGCTGGTCAAGTTTTTGTTTGCTGTGATGGGCCAAGTGCCACGCGGGCTGATGGGAGAATCCACTGGGAATGCAACTCTGATGCCACTGATGGCGATTGGCTTCACAGCTACGACAAATGCGGGCGGGCTTTTACAATCTAGGAGTGCTAGTAAATGGGACGTTCGATGAGGCGGGCAACATTAATCTTCGCGGAATGGTCTGAACGGCAAGATCCGATTTGTTCAACTACAAATATTGGCGACCGTCAGGGCCCCCTCCGTCTGTAGATACAAGATTGCGAGTAATATCGGAGTGGGCTCAGGattccttcatcatcatgtgCTTATCCCAGCCGGGTTGGGCGTGTTTGCTTTGGTGTGACGGCTCTTTCCACACAGACTGCCACTTGTGACGCTTCATTTCGTCCCATGAGTCGGGCACGAGGGCTCCTTTAATTTCTGAAGGCAGCATGCTTAACGCTCTTCACGGGCGTGATGCAGCCTCTGATTGAACGAACCATGTTTACCTTCATCTGTTTGGTTCACTCTTCTGGCTCCTGGTGGTTTAGGACGTTGCAGAATGCGGCCAAATTTGGGGATTTTGACGCAGGAAGTAAGATACTCCGTCCCTAGGTTGACAATAATGTTGATTTAAAGTTTGCCATGAGCCGCCTGAGCGCTTCAGGTGGCAGCCACCTTATAAGAACAATGCGGGAGCAGAATTCAATGCTCACAGAGCTACGGCTTGATGTTGAACATGGACCAACAAACCAGGCTCTGTTCCACAATTGCTCTTTCAGACTCTTGGAAAGGCGATGAAAGAAACCACGCGAGCTCAGCTGTGATCAATGGCCTCTGCTGGTTGGGCGCCACCCGTCTCGATGCAGATCGTGTACGCTGGTGACCTGTCGCCCCTGCGTGCTCTCGCCCAGCCGTTGGCCGTGCACACAGACTACAGGCTGCTAGGGCgtgggacatctggaggctATCATCCTGCAGCTTTCAGACCAGTGGCTAAATCGGGCAGACGTGGAGCTGCCTGGAGGTGATATGTCGATAGAGCGAGGGTGCAATCTGGAACCATCTCCAAGACACGACACGCCACACCTATGTATAGAATGCATCTTTTCTTGCTCCTGACTTACGGAAAAGAGCATACTC harbors:
- the DOT1 gene encoding Histone-lysine N-methyltransferase, H3 lysine-79 specific, which gives rise to MPLLGGKGNKFKVDPPKIRIEKVIVERAPTPSKPKPKSRPGPASAGASSSRSSPVYRPSPKPSAVRYASHSPNPSSSDEKRLDRKRKTGTVSSTTRSPASERITFDKDSDAEDDGWMNLDTRKRQRRGNSEDKHLDSNRKLRHFRAFEGRNDNLKFVHAVEVASLEEKCVPVMGAQKEDVAIELQYPSLQPREKFELVWGKDKIDAVEASIRIVRHVAETYLTEDEAEPFTNHNTGLIRRLEKASNRNIQDLAGFKAAIHEYNETLLGMVEDGIIAKNLDKMHELPRQFVAFILDQVYDRTVAPKVELLSKYENGTDYVYGELLHPFISKLLVEQTKMTSDQVFVDLGSGVGNVCLQAALEIGCESWGCEMMENACNLADAQIKEFEARCMLWGIKPGKSHLERGDFRKNTAIHEALKRADVVLVNNKAFTSQLNDDLVRMFLDLKLGCKIISLRSFVADFKSSHNINDVGSTILDVEECLYPEGFVSWTNAGGSYFISTRK
- the ATG16 gene encoding Autophagy-related protein 16, which gives rise to MPNWRDEYLSSLKDAELQNPVNMELVQTCSQMADRISALEAEKAALESRASNVNVGKLASGSKVGDASATDDPGVAQLRLDLAESLRSKGVTESRLRTAEEELSKLRTKLKDDSRSIRDLTTERATLTTRLKDREHEIREKRKLLEQVQDEMITLNLQMSVAEKERDKVKKENKELVDRWMKRMAQEAEAMNLANEPMFDK